A region from the Microcebus murinus isolate Inina chromosome 3, M.murinus_Inina_mat1.0, whole genome shotgun sequence genome encodes:
- the SNRNP27 gene encoding U4/U6.U5 small nuclear ribonucleoprotein 27 kDa protein — protein sequence MGRSRSRSPRRERRRSRSTSRERDRRRRERSRSRERDRRRSRSRSPHRRRSRSPRRHRSTSPSPSRLKERRDEEKKETKETKSKERQITEEDLEGKTEEEIEMMKLMGFASFDSTKGKKVDGSVNAYAINVSQKRKYRQYMNRKGGFNRPLDFIA from the exons AACGTAGGCGGTCCCGCTCCACATCCCGGGAGAGAGATCGCAGGCGCCGAGAGAGGTCCAGGTCCCGGGAAAGAGATCGGAGAAGGAGCCGCTCACGATCCCCACACCGGAGACGCTCCAG ATCTCCAAGACGACATAGATCCacatctccttccccttctcgactgaaagaaagaagagatgaggaaaagaaagaaacaaaagaaaccaaGAGTAAAGAACGTCAGATTACTG AGGAAGACTTAGAGGGCaaaacagaggaagaaatagaaatgatgaaGTTAATGGGATTTGCTTCCTTTGATTCCACAAAA GGAAAGAAGGTGGATGGCTCTGTAAATGCCTATGCCATAAATGTGTCTCAGAAGAGGAAGTACAG GCAGTACATGAATCGAAAAGGTGGATTCAACAGACCTTTGGATTTCATTGCATGA